From the genome of Pukyongia salina, one region includes:
- a CDS encoding NAD(P)-dependent alcohol dehydrogenase yields the protein MKAAIRRKYGSPSCIRIENIEKPIPKENEVLIKVIATTVNRTDCANLTARPFIMRFILGIFKPGKIILGTDFAGEVVSLGESVKSLKIGDRVFGFKDTGSRSQAEYIALEENNLFAIPENINYKQAAASLEGAHYAYTFIHKVKIKPEQKILVNGATGAIGSALLQFVRQYDVHITATCNTKNIELIRSLGADKIYDYLQEDFTAYQDKYDFIFDAVGKSTFGKCKPLLKDNGVYISSELGPNSQNLLFALTTPIIGSKRVIFPVPFNTKKTIPYIMQLLKEEKFKPVIDREYSIDEIGLAYEYVLRGEKTGNVIVKLV from the coding sequence ATGAAAGCCGCCATTCGCAGAAAATATGGTTCGCCAAGTTGTATAAGAATAGAAAATATTGAAAAGCCCATTCCAAAAGAAAATGAGGTTTTAATTAAAGTAATTGCCACTACCGTAAACCGAACGGATTGTGCAAACCTCACTGCCAGACCATTTATCATGAGATTTATTCTAGGAATCTTTAAGCCGGGAAAAATTATATTAGGGACAGATTTTGCAGGTGAGGTAGTTTCTTTAGGGGAGAGCGTGAAATCACTCAAAATTGGAGACCGTGTGTTTGGCTTTAAAGACACAGGATCAAGATCACAAGCCGAATACATTGCCCTGGAAGAAAATAACTTATTTGCTATACCGGAAAACATAAATTATAAGCAAGCCGCTGCGAGTTTGGAAGGAGCTCATTATGCCTATACTTTTATTCATAAGGTCAAGATCAAGCCCGAGCAAAAGATATTAGTAAATGGAGCAACAGGAGCGATTGGATCTGCGCTCTTACAATTTGTGAGGCAATACGATGTGCACATCACTGCCACCTGCAACACTAAAAATATCGAATTAATTCGATCCTTGGGCGCCGATAAAATTTACGATTACCTCCAGGAGGATTTTACAGCTTATCAAGACAAATATGACTTTATTTTCGATGCTGTTGGAAAAAGTACATTTGGAAAATGTAAGCCGCTGCTCAAGGACAACGGGGTATATATATCTTCTGAATTAGGGCCAAATTCCCAAAATTTGCTTTTTGCATTAACAACTCCGATAATTGGAAGTAAAAGAGTCATCTTCCCTGTACCCTTTAATACAAAAAAGACCATTCCATATATTATGCAGCTTTTGAAAGAAGAAAAATTTAAACCGGTAATAGATAGAGAATATTCAATTGACGAAATAGGATTGGCCTACGAATATGTTCTGCGTGGAGAGAAAACAGGCAACGTAATAGTTAAATTAGTGTAG
- a CDS encoding superoxide dismutase translates to MSFQLPTLPYATDALEPHIDARTMEIHHGKHHAGYTNNLNAAIEGTDLEGKSIEEILTNLDMSNGAVRNNGGGYYNHRLFWEVMSPNGGGQPSGELAEAINDAYGSFDAFKETFSKAAKTQFGSGWAWLCVHPGGKVEVCSTPNQDNPLMPGVTCGGTPILGLDVWEHAYYLNYQNRRPDYVAAFFNVINWDAVAKNYAQNK, encoded by the coding sequence ATGTCTTTCCAATTACCAACTCTTCCATATGCTACGGATGCGCTTGAACCTCATATCGACGCACGCACTATGGAGATTCATCATGGGAAACACCATGCAGGATACACAAATAACTTAAATGCCGCTATTGAGGGCACCGACTTAGAAGGTAAATCTATTGAAGAAATACTTACCAATCTGGATATGAGCAATGGCGCAGTTAGAAATAATGGTGGGGGTTACTATAACCACAGGCTATTCTGGGAAGTAATGTCACCTAACGGAGGAGGGCAGCCCAGTGGCGAACTAGCCGAAGCTATCAATGATGCATACGGAAGTTTCGATGCCTTTAAGGAAACATTTTCAAAAGCTGCCAAAACCCAATTTGGTTCAGGATGGGCCTGGCTATGTGTTCATCCAGGAGGAAAAGTGGAGGTGTGTTCCACCCCAAATCAGGATAACCCGCTAATGCCGGGCGTAACATGTGGAGGAACTCCAATTTTGGGACTTGATGTATGGGAGCATGCCTATTACTTAAATTATCAAAACAGAAGACCGGACTATGTTGCGGCCTTTTTCAATGTGATCAATTGGGACGCTGTTGCAAAAAACTACGCCCAGAACAAGTAA
- a CDS encoding UvrD-helicase domain-containing protein yields MTDQSSFVIFNASAGSGKTYSLVKAYLKTLLINPGSDYYKYLLAITFTNKAVAEMKQRIITYLRHFAEENVLDDPPEMMKSLSKECNLSLQQVHQKSEDILHHLLHHYAAFSVETIDGLNHRLIRTFARDLKIASNFEVSLEQDELLDQAVDNLMKRAGEDKQITEILVEFTLDKTDDDKSWDISKDISRAAGILFNENELPNVERLKSWSLSRFNKIRSRLRTALSEADSQLQQIAGDTLQLIDESGLEHEDFSGSYYPKYLKKVLDGSELRFGSKWQETLRDKPLYPTRLLKEAPHSAATIDELAHQFADVFDQTKTIYFRKLLIRSLLTNLTPLSVINLVQQEIDNIKEEENIVPISEFNRLINAEIKNQPAPYIYERLGERYRHFFIDEFQDTSSLQWENLVPLIDNSLSQEQDANPGSLLLVGDAKQAIYRWRGGLPELFIELYNCKNPFSVTDKTVKNLDTNWRSCAEIVNFNNDFFTHISGYFNKKLHQELYAIGNNQKQNYREGGYVRMEFVEFERKDDAHEVYADSVSNSIKDLLSQGYQLSDICVLTRKRMEGISLGELLMEKGIRVVSSETLLLAHSPVVKFLVNILIFRSQPENDELKAEILLFLHQHYQVNEPLSDFLATFFPGAEIDFSATLQNYGIELRLDKTQSLTLYETCEYVLIHCELLTRADAYVDGFMNLVFDFEQRQAMLKSSFAEYWFSKKEKEAISIGEDVNAVRLMTIHKAKGLEFPVVLFPYADVDIYSEKMPKTWIHAETITDESEPFMINFNKDIVEYGDEGETIYNERRATLQLDNINLLYVTLTRAVEQLHIFSKKTNPPANGELKKYSDFFISYLQYKELWNDDSKVFEFGAPPKPDPAISTPEVKETIIEYIASPPETHDLKLATAEASLWETDASLKITAGTLLHDIMGKIKFSDDVEEVLDKFELESGMEGTEIEKLRSIIVKITSHPELAHLFQPGQKVETERDIITADGQLLRPDRINFHPNGEITLIDYKTGGASDSHIEQVETYARALRDMKLKVNNKLIIYASEDKIMINKL; encoded by the coding sequence TTGACCGATCAATCTTCCTTTGTAATCTTCAATGCATCTGCCGGAAGCGGTAAAACTTATTCGTTGGTAAAGGCATATTTGAAAACCCTTTTAATAAATCCCGGTTCCGACTATTACAAATATCTGCTCGCGATCACATTCACAAATAAGGCTGTTGCAGAAATGAAACAGCGTATAATAACTTATTTGCGTCATTTTGCTGAAGAAAATGTGCTTGACGACCCTCCAGAGATGATGAAAAGCTTATCAAAGGAATGTAATCTCTCCCTGCAGCAGGTTCATCAAAAATCGGAAGATATCTTACATCACTTGCTCCATCATTATGCAGCTTTTAGCGTAGAGACCATTGATGGCTTAAATCACAGGTTAATTAGAACATTTGCCAGAGACCTAAAGATAGCGTCTAATTTTGAGGTTTCACTCGAACAGGATGAATTACTGGACCAGGCGGTTGACAATTTAATGAAACGTGCCGGGGAAGATAAACAGATCACCGAAATCCTGGTGGAATTTACTTTGGATAAGACAGATGACGACAAATCATGGGATATTTCAAAAGACATTTCGCGCGCTGCTGGTATCCTGTTCAACGAAAATGAATTGCCCAACGTGGAAAGGCTTAAATCCTGGTCTCTCTCCCGCTTCAACAAGATCCGCTCCCGGTTGAGAACAGCGCTTTCCGAAGCTGATTCGCAACTTCAACAAATTGCCGGCGACACTTTACAACTCATCGACGAAAGCGGATTGGAACACGAGGATTTTTCTGGTAGCTATTACCCCAAATATCTCAAAAAGGTTCTCGATGGAAGCGAGCTTCGATTTGGCTCCAAATGGCAGGAAACATTAAGAGACAAACCGTTGTATCCCACTAGATTGCTGAAGGAAGCTCCGCATTCGGCGGCTACCATCGATGAGCTCGCACACCAATTCGCAGATGTTTTCGACCAGACCAAAACTATTTATTTCAGAAAGTTATTAATTAGATCGCTGCTTACTAATCTTACTCCACTTTCTGTTATAAACCTGGTGCAACAGGAAATCGATAACATCAAAGAAGAAGAAAACATTGTCCCGATTTCCGAATTTAACAGGCTGATCAATGCCGAGATCAAGAATCAGCCGGCCCCATATATTTACGAACGGCTTGGCGAGAGGTATCGGCATTTCTTTATAGACGAATTCCAGGACACTTCAAGTTTGCAATGGGAAAATCTGGTTCCCCTCATCGATAATTCCCTGTCTCAGGAACAGGATGCAAATCCCGGAAGCCTATTGCTGGTTGGAGATGCCAAACAAGCCATTTATCGCTGGCGTGGCGGACTTCCGGAATTGTTCATCGAACTTTATAATTGCAAGAATCCTTTCTCCGTTACAGACAAAACCGTTAAAAACCTGGATACAAATTGGAGGAGTTGTGCGGAGATCGTCAACTTCAACAACGATTTTTTTACCCATATTTCGGGATATTTCAACAAGAAATTACATCAGGAATTATACGCTATTGGTAATAATCAAAAGCAGAATTACAGGGAGGGCGGTTATGTTCGCATGGAATTCGTGGAATTTGAACGTAAGGATGATGCTCATGAGGTTTATGCAGATAGTGTATCCAATTCGATAAAGGATTTATTATCCCAGGGTTATCAATTAAGTGATATTTGCGTGCTAACCCGTAAGAGAATGGAAGGTATTTCATTGGGAGAGTTATTAATGGAGAAGGGTATTCGAGTGGTTTCTTCGGAAACACTTTTACTGGCACACTCGCCTGTGGTAAAATTCCTTGTCAATATTCTAATATTCAGGTCGCAACCCGAAAATGACGAACTAAAAGCAGAAATCCTCCTCTTTTTACACCAACACTACCAGGTGAACGAACCGTTATCCGATTTTCTTGCCACTTTCTTTCCAGGCGCTGAAATCGATTTTAGTGCTACGCTTCAGAATTATGGAATTGAACTCAGGCTGGACAAAACTCAATCCCTTACCCTGTACGAAACATGCGAGTATGTTCTCATCCATTGCGAGCTGCTTACCAGAGCAGATGCTTACGTGGATGGATTTATGAACCTGGTTTTCGATTTCGAACAGCGCCAGGCAATGTTAAAATCATCATTTGCCGAATACTGGTTCAGCAAAAAAGAAAAAGAAGCCATTAGTATTGGAGAAGATGTGAATGCCGTTCGATTAATGACGATCCACAAAGCTAAAGGGCTCGAATTTCCCGTGGTTCTGTTTCCTTATGCCGATGTGGATATCTATTCAGAAAAGATGCCAAAAACCTGGATCCATGCCGAAACCATAACCGATGAATCTGAACCGTTCATGATCAATTTTAACAAGGACATCGTAGAATATGGCGACGAGGGGGAAACTATTTACAATGAAAGACGGGCGACCCTTCAGCTGGATAATATCAACTTGCTATATGTAACACTTACTCGGGCAGTGGAGCAACTTCATATCTTTTCCAAAAAAACCAACCCCCCTGCCAATGGTGAGTTGAAGAAATACAGCGATTTCTTTATAAGTTATCTGCAATATAAAGAGCTATGGAATGACGACTCTAAAGTTTTTGAATTTGGTGCACCCCCTAAGCCTGATCCCGCGATATCTACTCCCGAGGTAAAAGAAACAATTATAGAATATATCGCTTCACCTCCCGAAACCCACGATTTAAAGTTGGCAACTGCAGAAGCCTCCCTTTGGGAAACAGACGCCTCCCTTAAAATAACAGCCGGAACTCTACTACATGACATAATGGGGAAGATCAAATTTAGCGACGACGTAGAGGAGGTTCTCGATAAATTTGAACTGGAATCTGGAATGGAAGGCACAGAGATCGAAAAACTTAGGTCTATAATAGTAAAGATCACCTCTCATCCGGAACTGGCACACCTTTTTCAGCCAGGACAAAAAGTTGAGACTGAACGCGATATTATTACCGCAGATGGACAACTTCTTCGTCCGGACCGGATTAATTTTCACCCTAATGGAGAAATTACGCTTATCGATTACAAAACCGGTGGGGCGAGTGACTCTCATATCGAGCAGGTAGAGACCTATGCTCGCGCCTTGAGAGATATGAAACTAAAGGTGAACAACAAGCTTATTATATACGCTTCCGAAGATAAAATAATGATAAATAAACTTTAA
- the kbl gene encoding glycine C-acetyltransferase: MYGNIKEHLQRELEEIKENGLFKKERIITSPQDAVITISTGEKVINFCANNYLGLSSNKEVIQAAKDTMDTHGFGMSSVRFICGTQDIHKTLEKKIADYYGTEDTILYAAAFDANGGVFEPLLGPDDAIISDSLNHASIIDGVRLCKAARYRYQNSDMDDLEKQLIAANENNARFKIIVTDGVFSMDGLLAPLDKICDLAEKYDALVMIDECHAAGFIGETGRGTLEEKGVMGRIDIITGTLGKALGGAMGGYTTAKKEIIEMLRQRSRPYLFSNSLAPAIVGASIKVFEMLDTDTRLRDKLQENTAYFKKGMQKAGFDIIDGDSAIVPVMLYDAKLSQTMADMLLEEGIYVIGFFYPVVPKGKARIRVQLSAAHEKEHLDKAINAFVKVGEKLGVINP; encoded by the coding sequence ATGTACGGAAACATTAAGGAACATTTGCAACGAGAACTTGAAGAGATCAAGGAAAACGGACTTTTTAAAAAGGAACGCATTATCACTTCGCCCCAGGATGCGGTGATCACAATTTCAACCGGTGAGAAGGTAATTAACTTTTGCGCCAACAACTACTTGGGATTATCTTCAAATAAGGAAGTGATACAGGCAGCCAAAGACACCATGGATACTCACGGTTTTGGGATGTCATCCGTACGTTTTATTTGTGGTACCCAGGATATTCATAAAACTCTAGAAAAAAAGATCGCAGACTATTATGGAACCGAAGACACCATCTTGTATGCGGCGGCGTTCGACGCGAATGGAGGTGTATTCGAACCGCTGTTAGGCCCAGATGACGCCATAATTTCCGATTCACTCAATCACGCTTCCATCATAGACGGCGTGCGATTGTGTAAGGCCGCCCGATATCGCTATCAGAACAGTGATATGGATGATCTGGAAAAGCAGCTGATTGCGGCGAATGAAAATAATGCCCGTTTTAAGATCATCGTGACAGATGGAGTGTTCTCAATGGATGGATTACTTGCCCCTCTTGATAAGATTTGTGATCTGGCTGAAAAATATGATGCTCTGGTCATGATAGACGAATGTCACGCAGCCGGATTTATTGGAGAAACAGGTAGAGGTACTCTTGAAGAGAAGGGCGTAATGGGAAGGATAGATATTATTACCGGAACCCTTGGAAAGGCCCTTGGAGGTGCGATGGGAGGATATACTACTGCTAAAAAAGAGATTATTGAGATGTTGAGACAGCGATCGAGGCCGTATCTGTTCTCAAATTCTCTCGCACCAGCCATAGTAGGTGCCTCGATTAAGGTCTTTGAAATGCTCGACACAGACACCCGATTACGGGACAAACTTCAGGAAAATACAGCATATTTTAAAAAAGGGATGCAGAAAGCAGGATTTGATATAATAGACGGCGACTCGGCCATAGTTCCAGTGATGCTCTATGATGCCAAGCTTTCACAGACCATGGCAGACATGTTGCTCGAAGAAGGAATTTATGTGATTGGATTCTTTTATCCCGTAGTTCCGAAGGGAAAAGCCCGAATCCGGGTTCAGCTCTCTGCTGCTCACGAAAAAGAGCATTTGGATAAGGCGATAAACGCGTTCGTAAAAGTAGGCGAAAAATTAGGGGTAATAAACCCTTGA
- a CDS encoding OmpA family protein: MKHLNTFLVAALLLLGVGVTNAQDENNPWAIEVGVNAVDVYPVGLDDEGRFPNMIGDLAIKGDLFDEYFNANDHWNILPSISRVSVGRYIGSGFTFTAAGSVNKITKLGNVKINDVTYYSADGEIEYSLRDVIGGPGGWFDPTLGVGGGYTWVDDVGFGTANALAGVRFWVGENLALSFQSAYKHSFEDDYGIIHFQHSVGVMFKFGGKDTDGDGIYDQDDECPETPGLPEFNGCPDTDGDGIEDRKDACPNTPGLAEFNGCPDTDGDGIPDPQDACPTVAGIASLNGCPDADGDGITDAEDACPNEAGPAANNGCPWPDRDGDGVLDKDDQCPDVPGTVANNGCPEVTVEIIKQLNDYSKTILFDTGKATIRQESYAVLQSIVDIMKEYPNTYFVIEGHTDSVGSDKSNQTLSDNRAKSVRDYLVTIGMDGSRLSSVGYGESRPIATNNTKAGRQQNRRVEISLKK, translated from the coding sequence ATGAAACATCTTAACACTTTTTTAGTTGCTGCCTTACTGCTTTTAGGCGTTGGGGTAACAAACGCACAGGACGAAAATAATCCTTGGGCAATCGAAGTTGGTGTAAACGCAGTTGATGTTTACCCAGTTGGTCTTGATGATGAAGGAAGATTTCCTAACATGATTGGAGATCTCGCAATCAAGGGCGATTTATTTGACGAATATTTCAATGCAAATGACCACTGGAATATCCTTCCATCTATCTCTCGCGTTTCTGTGGGTAGATATATTGGTAGTGGATTCACATTTACTGCTGCCGGATCTGTAAACAAGATCACTAAACTAGGTAATGTAAAAATTAACGATGTTACTTACTATTCTGCTGATGGTGAGATCGAATATAGCTTAAGAGACGTTATAGGAGGTCCAGGCGGATGGTTCGATCCAACCTTAGGAGTTGGTGGTGGATACACTTGGGTTGACGATGTAGGATTTGGAACGGCTAACGCGCTAGCGGGTGTTCGTTTTTGGGTAGGTGAGAACCTGGCCCTTAGTTTCCAATCTGCATATAAGCACTCGTTTGAGGATGATTACGGAATCATTCACTTCCAGCACTCAGTTGGTGTTATGTTCAAATTCGGTGGAAAAGATACAGATGGTGACGGAATCTACGATCAAGACGATGAATGTCCAGAGACTCCAGGTCTTCCGGAATTCAACGGATGTCCTGATACAGACGGTGACGGAATCGAAGACAGAAAAGATGCTTGTCCTAACACTCCAGGTCTTGCAGAATTCAACGGATGTCCTGATACAGATGGTGATGGTATTCCTGATCCTCAGGATGCTTGTCCTACTGTAGCCGGAATTGCTTCTCTAAACGGTTGTCCAGATGCTGATGGTGATGGAATCACCGATGCTGAAGATGCTTGTCCTAACGAAGCTGGTCCTGCTGCTAACAATGGATGCCCATGGCCAGATCGTGATGGTGACGGTGTACTAGACAAAGACGATCAGTGTCCAGATGTTCCTGGAACTGTTGCAAACAACGGTTGTCCTGAAGTAACTGTAGAGATCATCAAGCAATTGAATGATTACTCTAAAACTATCTTGTTCGACACTGGTAAAGCTACTATTCGTCAAGAGTCTTATGCAGTACTTCAAAGCATAGTAGACATCATGAAAGAATATCCAAATACATATTTCGTAATTGAAGGTCACACAGACAGTGTTGGTAGCGATAAGTCTAACCAAACTCTTTCTGACAACAGAGCGAAATCTGTTAGAGATTATCTTGTAACTATCGGAATGGACGGATCCAGATTATCCTCTGTAGGATATGGTGAATCCAGACCAATTGCTACAAACAATACCAAAGCTGGTAGACAACAAAACAGACGTGTGGAAATTTCTCTTAAGAAATAA
- a CDS encoding PD-(D/E)XK nuclease family protein — MQTFLEETIEELLKKHEDIAQLTIVLPSKRAGGFFKNYLRNQIAKTTFLPRIISIEEFVEILSDLRIIDNTQLLLKSYGAYKQTTSIKEKEDFESYASWIQTLLNDFNEIDRYLVDTDKFFHYLGSIKSLEHWSMNDQPTEFISNYLSFWNSLPEFYDRLRSSLLQEGVGYQGMVYRKAAEELEHYLSSHGDEPHVFIGFNALNTAEQTIIKELLETGNSEIYWDAESYFFEDRDHSASRFMKEYFKSWKYYSGTKPTLSANYRRPKIFHFIEVQKNIAQVKYAGQLLARMSQEELNETAVVLADENLLVPLIYSLPPQLKSVNITMGVSIRNFPASTFFLSLLQMHRKKSSQWYYKDVMRLLNNPIGSKLVHDARTIVSEISRQNYTYISLAQLVNLSDGNSEENLNLLFGEWGNDPSLAIKLSKKLLLQLKDLTRENPMERVTVFELYKVFDNIGVYAKDFAHLNSIRTVYSLLEEALSATTTDFKGDAYQGLQIMGVLETRVLDFKNIILLSVNEGFLPSGKSNASFLTYDLKKEYDLPLFTDKDAIYTYHFYRLLHRAENIWLLYNGSSEGLNVGEKSRFLLQLEIEKLENHKIIQETASPLISIYNTPAREISKTKTVLNRLKEIASNGFSPSALTAYIRNPMDFYLSRVLKINEAEEVEETVDFQTLGTIVHNCLQTFYEPLEGTILTKADLAVMKNRVHEEVTCEFEKTFMKGEFTKGKNLLIFEVAKRYVENLIQLDQTDLEHGHQIRILQIETNLKMSIPIEELSFPVAIQGTVDRVDERDGIVRIIDYKTGNVLQGDLEIIDWEELRADYKYSKAFQVLTYALMIHSQGTIKQSEAGIISFKNLNSGFLKFATKTSSRSARDHAVTEDILKIFKTELVKLIREICDPAIPFIEKEV, encoded by the coding sequence ATGCAAACATTCCTGGAGGAAACTATAGAAGAGCTATTAAAAAAACATGAGGATATTGCTCAACTAACTATCGTTCTTCCCAGTAAAAGAGCAGGAGGGTTCTTTAAAAATTATCTTCGGAACCAAATCGCTAAAACAACTTTTCTCCCGAGAATAATAAGTATAGAAGAATTTGTTGAAATCCTTTCCGACCTCAGAATTATCGACAATACCCAGCTATTGCTAAAAAGTTACGGGGCCTACAAACAGACTACTTCCATCAAGGAAAAAGAAGATTTCGAATCTTACGCTTCCTGGATCCAGACCTTGCTAAACGACTTCAACGAAATTGATCGCTATTTAGTCGACACTGACAAATTCTTTCATTATTTAGGTAGTATAAAGTCTTTAGAACACTGGTCTATGAATGATCAGCCTACCGAATTCATAAGTAATTATCTCTCGTTTTGGAACAGCCTTCCCGAATTCTATGACCGTTTAAGATCGAGTCTCCTACAGGAAGGTGTGGGTTATCAGGGAATGGTGTATCGTAAGGCTGCGGAAGAGCTTGAACATTATCTTTCTTCCCACGGAGACGAACCTCATGTGTTTATAGGATTCAACGCCTTAAATACTGCAGAGCAAACCATCATAAAGGAATTACTCGAAACCGGGAATTCGGAAATATATTGGGATGCAGAATCATACTTCTTTGAAGATAGGGACCACAGCGCCTCCCGATTTATGAAGGAGTACTTTAAATCCTGGAAATATTACTCGGGAACCAAACCAACATTATCTGCGAACTATAGAAGGCCTAAGATTTTTCACTTTATTGAAGTGCAGAAAAATATAGCACAAGTAAAATATGCAGGACAATTATTGGCTCGAATGTCGCAAGAAGAGCTTAATGAAACTGCTGTTGTATTAGCTGATGAAAATCTACTGGTGCCTTTAATATACTCTTTACCTCCTCAGTTGAAATCGGTGAACATAACTATGGGAGTTAGTATCAGGAACTTTCCAGCAAGTACTTTTTTCCTCTCCCTATTACAAATGCATCGGAAAAAGTCCTCTCAATGGTACTATAAGGATGTAATGAGATTATTGAACAATCCTATAGGGTCGAAACTAGTCCATGATGCCAGAACGATAGTTAGCGAAATATCCCGTCAAAATTACACCTATATATCCCTGGCGCAGCTAGTCAATCTATCCGATGGCAATTCAGAAGAAAATTTAAATCTTCTATTTGGTGAATGGGGCAACGATCCTTCTCTGGCTATAAAGCTTTCAAAGAAACTTCTCTTACAATTGAAAGACCTTACCCGGGAAAATCCTATGGAACGAGTAACAGTATTCGAATTGTACAAAGTTTTCGATAACATTGGAGTCTACGCTAAAGATTTCGCGCATTTAAATTCAATAAGGACGGTATATTCCCTGTTAGAGGAGGCTCTCTCGGCCACTACAACCGATTTTAAAGGAGACGCTTATCAGGGTTTACAAATAATGGGGGTACTGGAAACGCGTGTACTCGACTTTAAAAATATTATCCTGCTCTCGGTGAACGAAGGTTTTCTACCTTCGGGAAAATCGAATGCTTCCTTTTTAACATACGACCTGAAAAAAGAATATGATCTTCCACTTTTTACAGATAAGGACGCCATCTACACCTATCATTTTTATCGATTATTACACAGGGCAGAGAATATCTGGTTGCTATATAATGGTAGTTCGGAAGGACTGAATGTTGGAGAAAAAAGCAGGTTTCTCCTTCAACTGGAAATAGAAAAACTAGAAAATCATAAGATCATCCAGGAGACGGCTTCCCCTCTAATTTCGATTTATAATACCCCAGCACGCGAAATCTCAAAAACTAAAACGGTGTTGAACAGGCTTAAGGAAATTGCATCCAATGGGTTCTCTCCTTCTGCACTTACGGCCTATATTAGAAATCCAATGGATTTTTACCTATCCCGTGTCCTGAAGATCAACGAGGCTGAGGAAGTGGAAGAAACCGTAGATTTTCAAACTTTGGGGACAATAGTACATAACTGCCTGCAGACCTTTTACGAACCTCTGGAAGGAACGATACTTACGAAGGCAGACCTGGCAGTTATGAAAAATCGAGTTCATGAAGAAGTAACCTGCGAGTTTGAGAAAACCTTCATGAAAGGCGAATTTACCAAAGGTAAGAACCTTCTAATTTTTGAAGTTGCTAAACGTTATGTTGAAAATTTGATCCAATTAGACCAAACCGATCTTGAGCATGGCCACCAAATCCGAATACTTCAGATAGAGACAAACTTAAAAATGTCGATCCCAATTGAAGAATTATCGTTTCCAGTGGCTATTCAGGGTACTGTAGATCGGGTAGATGAAAGGGATGGGATTGTGCGTATAATCGATTATAAAACCGGGAATGTACTTCAAGGAGACCTGGAGATAATAGATTGGGAAGAGCTTCGAGCAGATTATAAGTATAGTAAGGCGTTTCAGGTGTTAACTTATGCACTGATGATTCATTCTCAAGGGACTATTAAACAATCGGAGGCTGGAATTATTTCTTTTAAAAACCTCAACAGTGGCTTTCTTAAATTTGCCACAAAGACTTCCTCCAGAAGCGCAAGAGACCATGCCGTTACTGAGGATATCCTGAAGATTTTTAAGACAGAATTGGTAAAGCTGATAAGGGAAATATGCGATCCTGCAATTCCTTTTATTGAAAAGGAAGTTTAA